One genomic region from Pseudomonadota bacterium encodes:
- the sppA gene encoding signal peptide peptidase SppA, which yields MRTLWRIGSNLVRLLFAPLWWARWVLTKPRGEWVELRLHPRVVELESDEPGWRRLLRLANPRHATSLQRLRSFARRIGRERQVRGIVVAIPRMQVGWARAQALADVLERLRASGKSVIALLPHGGGNLELYIAWSADKVWLTPHASVSLLGVSAETWYFRPLLDRVGVEVQTQAIGTYKTAMEPFLRGGMSAAQREQIEVLVGRVQQRLADALERRLRGAGSDQPASDVFERGMLKASAAISAGLADASVYEDELAARATGRDRGSLIHASRYERWNRQRLLRPVRKTPHIAVVPFQGAIVMGTGTGTGKSVALRPMQRLLDALRKDASVQAVIAQIDSPGGSALASDLLHRELARLAEVKPLVACLGEVAASGGYYLAAAASTIVAQPLTVTGSIGVLNVKLVVRQLLDRSGVRAETVRGAPHSDMLSPSRGLEPLERTMLEADGRAFYERFVAVVAEGRSMSKAAVEQVAGGRVWSGIDAHDRGLVDRLGGLDVALDECKRGLTDLSAALKNRLEPRLAQPQTIRADAEVGSIAVVGRALGLGNALGLGNALGLGNALGLGNALGAPRALIDWLPLALEREQFLYYALNIPSLV from the coding sequence ATGAGGACCCTGTGGCGAATCGGCTCGAATCTGGTGCGGCTGCTGTTCGCCCCGCTTTGGTGGGCTCGCTGGGTGCTCACGAAGCCTCGGGGCGAGTGGGTCGAGCTGCGCCTGCATCCAAGGGTCGTGGAACTGGAGAGCGACGAGCCCGGCTGGCGCCGTCTGCTGAGGCTTGCCAATCCGCGCCACGCTACATCGCTGCAGCGGCTGCGCAGCTTCGCCCGCCGTATCGGTCGCGAGCGGCAGGTGCGAGGCATTGTTGTCGCTATCCCACGTATGCAGGTGGGTTGGGCCCGCGCCCAGGCGCTCGCGGACGTGCTTGAACGCTTGCGGGCGAGCGGCAAGTCCGTGATCGCGCTGCTGCCGCACGGCGGAGGAAACCTAGAGCTATACATTGCGTGGTCCGCCGACAAGGTGTGGCTGACGCCTCACGCGAGCGTCTCGCTGCTGGGAGTCAGCGCCGAGACGTGGTACTTCAGACCGCTGTTGGATCGCGTGGGTGTGGAGGTGCAGACGCAGGCGATCGGGACCTACAAGACGGCGATGGAGCCCTTCCTGCGCGGAGGCATGAGTGCCGCGCAGCGAGAGCAGATCGAGGTCCTCGTCGGCCGGGTACAACAGCGCCTCGCCGATGCGCTGGAGCGGCGCCTGAGAGGCGCCGGCAGCGACCAACCTGCCAGCGACGTGTTCGAGCGTGGCATGCTGAAGGCATCTGCCGCCATTTCAGCCGGGCTGGCAGACGCATCGGTCTACGAAGACGAGCTGGCCGCGCGGGCAACCGGGCGCGATCGTGGCAGCCTCATACACGCATCGCGCTACGAGCGGTGGAACAGGCAACGATTGCTGAGGCCTGTGCGCAAGACCCCCCATATCGCTGTTGTCCCTTTTCAGGGCGCGATCGTGATGGGAACGGGGACCGGCACTGGCAAGAGCGTGGCGCTCAGACCCATGCAGAGGCTGCTCGACGCACTGCGGAAAGACGCATCCGTGCAGGCGGTCATCGCCCAGATCGATTCTCCAGGTGGTTCCGCGCTGGCTAGCGATCTACTCCACCGTGAGCTCGCCAGGCTGGCGGAGGTCAAGCCCTTGGTCGCTTGTCTCGGTGAGGTGGCGGCCAGTGGTGGCTACTACCTTGCGGCAGCTGCGAGTACGATTGTCGCTCAGCCGCTCACGGTAACCGGCTCCATCGGAGTGCTGAACGTCAAGCTTGTGGTACGGCAGCTCCTCGATCGATCGGGGGTGCGGGCCGAGACGGTGCGCGGAGCCCCTCATTCGGACATGCTCTCGCCCTCGCGGGGCTTGGAGCCACTGGAACGAACGATGCTCGAGGCCGACGGGCGTGCCTTCTACGAGCGCTTCGTTGCAGTCGTGGCCGAAGGTCGTTCCATGTCCAAGGCCGCGGTTGAGCAAGTTGCAGGTGGGAGAGTGTGGTCCGGAATCGACGCTCATGACAGGGGGCTTGTTGACCGTCTCGGAGGGCTCGACGTCGCACTCGATGAGTGCAAGCGGGGCCTGACGGACCTTTCCGCGGCCCTGAAGAACAGGCTCGAGCCCCGTTTGGCGCAGCCGCAGACCATCCGAGCAGACGCCGAGGTGGGCAGCATCGCCGTTGTTGGCAGGGCGCTTGGACTTGGCAATGCGCTTGGACTTGGCAATGCGCTTGGACTTGGCAATGCGCTTGGACTTGGCAATGCGCTTGGAGCCCCGCGGGCGCTGATCGATTGGCTACCGCTGGCGCTCGAACGAGAGCAGTTCCTTTACTATGCGCTCAACATCCCGAGCCTGGTGTAG
- a CDS encoding P1 family peptidase translates to MDLPPARPEGFVGLSPALRYEALNLNRLVCFIVCGSLMPFLPDPATASSQTPAAAQGSQPTNSPQRRSVKRVRARALGIAPGIFAPGPHNAITDVRGVHVGHYTLHRGADLRTGATAILPHAGNIYQSKVPAAAVVGNGYGKLMGFTQIEELGEIETPIVLTNTLAVPRAADALLDWTLSQPGNEEVRSVNTVVGETNDGVLNDIRSRVLTPQAIAKALRSASDGPVLEGSVGAGTGTRCYGFKGGIGTSSRVLPRSLGAFRLGVLVQTNHGGVLQIDGVPIGKLLGSYYLKDAVESDIADGSIMIVIATDAPLSDRNLKRLARRALAGLARTGSSMTNGSGDYAIAFSTATSVRRTPDRRQKPARVQELPNSRVSPLFQATIEATEEAIYNSLFMATTTRRRDSRTGRSVTAEALPLSEVRRLLRELRPTRQR, encoded by the coding sequence ATGGATCTGCCCCCCGCGCGACCCGAAGGATTCGTGGGCTTGTCCCCTGCGCTGCGGTATGAGGCCCTCAACCTCAACCGGCTCGTGTGCTTCATCGTCTGTGGCTCCCTGATGCCGTTTCTACCCGACCCTGCCACGGCTAGCTCCCAGACCCCGGCGGCCGCACAAGGCAGCCAGCCTACGAATTCGCCACAAAGGCGCAGCGTCAAGCGCGTGCGAGCGCGCGCGTTGGGAATCGCCCCGGGGATCTTCGCCCCGGGACCGCACAACGCCATAACCGACGTGCGCGGCGTTCACGTGGGCCACTACACGCTGCACAGGGGTGCCGATCTTAGGACCGGAGCAACTGCGATCCTGCCCCACGCGGGCAACATCTACCAGAGCAAGGTGCCGGCTGCGGCCGTGGTCGGCAACGGCTACGGCAAGCTGATGGGCTTCACCCAGATCGAGGAACTGGGAGAAATCGAGACGCCGATCGTTCTCACCAACACCTTGGCGGTGCCGCGTGCCGCGGACGCCTTGCTCGACTGGACGCTTTCCCAACCCGGAAACGAAGAGGTTCGCTCGGTAAACACAGTGGTGGGGGAAACCAACGATGGAGTCCTGAACGACATCCGCTCCAGGGTGTTGACGCCCCAGGCGATCGCCAAGGCCCTGCGCAGCGCGAGCGACGGCCCTGTACTCGAAGGCTCTGTCGGCGCCGGCACCGGAACGCGCTGCTACGGCTTCAAAGGGGGTATTGGCACCAGCTCACGCGTGCTTCCCCGATCCCTCGGCGCCTTCAGACTGGGCGTGTTGGTCCAGACGAATCATGGAGGCGTGCTGCAGATCGACGGCGTCCCGATCGGCAAGCTGCTCGGCAGCTACTACCTCAAGGACGCGGTCGAAAGCGACATAGCCGACGGTTCCATCATGATCGTGATCGCCACGGACGCCCCACTCTCGGACCGGAACCTCAAGCGCTTGGCCCGACGAGCCCTGGCGGGCCTGGCCCGTACGGGCTCGTCCATGACCAACGGTTCCGGCGACTATGCGATCGCCTTCTCGACGGCGACAAGCGTGCGGCGCACGCCCGACCGGCGCCAGAAGCCGGCCCGAGTGCAGGAGCTCCCGAATAGCCGTGTGTCCCCCCTTTTTCAAGCAACAATCGAAGCCACGGAAGAGGCTATCTATAATTCGCTTTTCATGGCTACAACAACCCGTCGTCGTGATTCCAGGACGGGTCGAAGCGTCACGGCCGAGGCCTTGCCGTTGTCCGAGGTCCGCCGGCTGCTGCGCGAGCTTCGCCCCACGAGGCAGCGCTAG